The following coding sequences are from one Epinephelus fuscoguttatus linkage group LG5, E.fuscoguttatus.final_Chr_v1 window:
- the LOC125889048 gene encoding basic salivary proline-rich protein 3-like yields the protein MATEIGKAMSAILTLSTATTVAQARIMAWQMMLQRNMWLHMSQLPAQIRGELLGGPISSDGLFRPLLQSATTHLQNASEEADRVWRHTSWSRAAPRPQRSQGSGRDRWDTRPRQRRPTASAVAASRRAHPPTTRRGPPGWEGLEGGANQTPALRGPQRPWTVGKAGPKETQWAPTQPRPTSNCSVRPPQWSRPGPHHPQQIDPQQKDEARHQGARTTGPTQPPRTPTRRSTGQPSTPPVPPQTATDPKPDPQPIRPAPHRRPHTNGQAHTAQHQNTPRGQPPAPTPGPPARGRTQARPRPSREGQGEGGGRREGEGRERSEGGNSPPGEPATPPQAQGARGDPTPPQAHRVSSPDAPALRGNRPVPRSPTEPGSRPGFKGKKVHLTHA from the exons ATGGCGACAGAGATCGGGAAGGCCATGTCTGCCATTTTGACCCTCTCCACAGCAACGACGGTGGCACAGGCTCGTATCATGGCGTGGCAGATGATGCTGCAGCGAAACATGTGGCTTCACATGTCCCAGCTCCCGGCACAGATCAGAGGGGAGCTGCTGGGCGGCCCCATCAGCTCTGATGGGCTGTTTAGGCCGCTCCTCCAGAGCGCCACCACCCACCTGCAGAATGCGTCTGAGGAAGCGGACAGAGTGTGGAGACACACCTCGTGGAGCAGAGCAGCGCCGCGCCCTCAGCGATCTCAAGGCTCCGGGCGTGATCGCTGGGATACACGTCCCAGACAGAGGCGCCCCACAGCCAGTGCTGTGGCTGCGTCTCG gagggcccacccacccaccacccgACGCGGACCGCCCGGATGGGAGGGGCTAGAAGGTGGCGCCAACCAGACCCCGGCGCTGCGAGGCCCCCAGCGCCCATGGACAGTGGGCAAGGCGGGCCCCAAGGAAACCCAATGGGCCCCCACCCAACCCCGCCCCACAAGCAACTGCAGCGTCAGGCCCCCGCAATGGTCCCGACCTGGGCCACACCACCCGCAGCAAATCGACCCCCAGCAGAAGGACGAGGCGCGCCACCAGGGTGCACGGACGACGGGTCCCACCCAGCCCCCCCGAACCCCGACGCGCAGGAGCACAGGCCAACCCTCAACCCCGCCAGTACCCCCCCAGACCGCCACAGACCCAAAGCCGGACCCCCAGCCCATCCGACCCGCCCCCCACCGCCGGCCGCACACAAACGGGCAGGCCCACACTGCGCAGCACCAGAACACCCCCCGCGGGCAGCCCCCAGCCCCCACACCAGGCCCCCCAGCCCGGGGGAGGACCCAGGCTCGCCCGAGGCCGAGCAGGGAGGGacagggagaggggggagggaggagggagggggaagggCGGGAGCGGAGCGAAGGGGGAAACAGTCCCCCAGGGGAGCCGGCCACGCCGCCCCAGGCCCAGGGAGCACGAGGAGACCCCACCCCCCCCCAGGCACACAGGGTGAGCAGTCCAGACGCACCCGCCCTCAGGGGAAACCGCCCGGTCCCGCGATCCCCCACAGAGCCAGGGAGCAGGCCCGGATTCAAAGGGAAGAAGGTGCACCTAACACATGCTTAA